The following coding sequences lie in one Synechococcus sp. PCC 7336 genomic window:
- a CDS encoding radical SAM protein, whose protein sequence is MTIAWTDETLLCSPAPAEVNAIPLTFAFPNTYSIGITSLGYQGVWATLASRSDLEVTRLFLDGSDKRSHPPELLGFSVSWELDYVHILNLLEELGIPIHSDDRTDRHPLIFGGGPVMTANPEPFAEFFDVVLLGDGEDLLHEFIEAYKVVRDRDRLAILRHLAQVPGIYIPTLYEPSYAGPDGGIVACTPKYADVPETVQKRTYRGNTLSTSTVVTPHAAWENIYMVEVVRSCPEMCRFCLASYLTLPFRVASLPQGLIPAIERGLEVTDRIGLLGASVTQHPEFDDLLTYLEGDRFDSIRLSLASVRTGTVTERLASVLTRRGSNSITVAVETGSERLRRVINKKLDNEEIFQAAAAAQAGGLKAIKFYGMTGLPSEESEDLDATVEMFVRLRKVAPKLRYTFGCSTFVPKAHTPFQWYGVDKTSDKKLKALQKQLRPLGVDFRPESYNWSVIQALISRGDRRVGRVLELAREFGESLGSYKRAFKTLKRELPPLDFYVHEDWEIDLPLPWEHLLGPLGRDRLLQHRAAAIAAGKSNDRCVAN, encoded by the coding sequence ATGACGATTGCTTGGACTGACGAAACCCTGTTGTGCAGCCCCGCCCCCGCCGAGGTCAATGCCATCCCCCTCACCTTTGCGTTTCCGAATACCTATTCCATTGGCATTACCAGCTTGGGCTATCAGGGGGTCTGGGCAACCCTCGCCTCTCGCTCCGATCTAGAGGTCACCCGTCTGTTCTTGGATGGTAGCGACAAGCGATCGCATCCGCCCGAGCTACTGGGCTTCTCAGTCTCGTGGGAGCTGGATTACGTCCATATCCTCAATCTCTTAGAGGAGTTGGGCATTCCCATCCACAGTGACGATCGCACCGATCGGCACCCCCTCATCTTCGGCGGCGGTCCCGTCATGACTGCCAACCCCGAACCGTTTGCCGAGTTTTTCGATGTGGTGTTGCTGGGGGATGGAGAAGATTTACTGCACGAGTTTATCGAGGCTTACAAAGTCGTGCGCGATCGCGATCGCCTTGCCATCCTCCGGCATCTAGCCCAAGTTCCCGGAATTTACATCCCCACGCTGTACGAGCCCAGCTACGCCGGTCCCGATGGCGGCATTGTGGCCTGCACCCCCAAATATGCCGACGTACCTGAAACGGTGCAGAAGCGCACCTATCGGGGCAATACCCTCTCAACCTCGACGGTGGTGACCCCCCATGCCGCTTGGGAAAACATTTATATGGTAGAGGTGGTGCGCAGTTGCCCGGAAATGTGCCGCTTTTGTTTGGCCAGCTACCTGACCTTGCCCTTTCGGGTGGCGAGCTTGCCGCAGGGGTTAATTCCGGCGATCGAGCGAGGGTTGGAGGTGACCGATCGGATTGGCTTGCTGGGGGCATCGGTGACGCAGCATCCCGAATTTGACGATTTACTGACCTATTTAGAGGGCGATCGCTTCGACAGCATTCGCCTCAGTTTGGCCTCTGTCCGCACCGGCACCGTGACCGAGCGACTGGCGTCCGTCCTGACGCGGCGGGGCAGCAACTCGATTACGGTAGCAGTCGAAACTGGCTCGGAACGATTGCGGCGGGTTATCAACAAGAAGCTGGACAATGAGGAAATTTTCCAGGCGGCGGCGGCGGCCCAAGCGGGTGGTCTCAAAGCGATCAAGTTTTACGGGATGACCGGATTGCCCTCTGAGGAGTCAGAGGATTTAGACGCAACTGTGGAGATGTTTGTGCGACTGCGCAAAGTCGCCCCGAAACTGCGCTACACCTTTGGTTGCAGTACCTTTGTCCCCAAAGCCCACACCCCCTTCCAGTGGTACGGCGTCGATAAGACCTCCGATAAAAAGCTCAAAGCCTTGCAAAAGCAATTGCGGCCCCTCGGCGTTGATTTCAGACCCGAAAGCTATAACTGGTCGGTTATTCAAGCGCTGATCTCGCGGGGCGATCGCCGGGTCGGTCGCGTTTTGGAGCTGGCCCGCGAGTTTGGCGAATCTCTGGGCAGCTACAAGCGCGCCTTCAAAACCCTCAAACGGGAGCTGCCCCCCCTCGATTTCTACGTTCATGAAGACTGGGAGATAGATTTGCCTTTACCCTGGGAACATTTGTTGGGACCGCTCGGACGCGATCGCCTGTTGCAACATCGCGCAGCGGCGATCGCAGCAGGAAAGTCTAACGATAGATGCGTCGCCAATTAG
- a CDS encoding lipopolysaccharide assembly protein LapA domain-containing protein yields the protein MAVSFFAMQNASFVTVNVAPGMSFEAPLVVELLLAGGLGAGLAWLFSAWSRAQFVFEFRQQASEIEDKDNRIAELKDLVVELESTVAQLPPSKRAEPDGATIEAKSEEEIAREAEANAAERMMG from the coding sequence TTGGCGGTATCTTTCTTTGCCATGCAGAATGCCAGTTTTGTAACGGTGAATGTGGCTCCAGGGATGTCGTTTGAAGCACCTCTGGTGGTCGAACTGCTCTTGGCTGGCGGGTTGGGAGCGGGGCTGGCTTGGCTGTTCAGCGCCTGGAGCCGAGCCCAGTTCGTGTTTGAGTTTCGCCAGCAAGCTAGCGAGATTGAAGATAAAGACAATCGCATTGCCGAGCTTAAAGATTTGGTGGTGGAGCTGGAGTCAACAGTGGCTCAGTTACCCCCCAGCAAGCGGGCCGAGCCGGATGGAGCCACGATCGAGGCTAAATCTGAAGAGGAGATAGCGCGCGAAGCGGAAGCAAATGCTGCCGAGCGCATGATGGGCTAG
- the psbO gene encoding photosystem II manganese-stabilizing polypeptide, with the protein MRYRSLVAMLLALFVGFTVTACGGAPQQQGPLTYDQIHSTGLAALCPEVSDVARGKVPMTAGQVVKLDDVCFQPVSIEAEEERRGGDKEFVRTKNLTRKTFTLGPAQAEIVSNGDTLEFNVLDGMTFQAITAQLPGNEQVPTLLSIKKLRATGESSDGSINASLDFEGTYSVPGYRSSMFLDPRGRGSETGYEMANGLQAAQDEFPEGSIKTDDFTQGKISIQIARVDPYTGELAGNFISYQKSSDEQGTLESRLVRVQGLFYARIVDES; encoded by the coding sequence ATGAGGTACCGTTCCCTGGTTGCGATGCTGCTGGCCTTATTTGTGGGCTTCACCGTAACTGCTTGTGGAGGGGCTCCCCAGCAGCAGGGGCCGCTCACCTACGATCAAATTCACAGCACGGGGCTGGCTGCCCTATGCCCCGAAGTGTCCGACGTCGCTCGCGGCAAAGTTCCCATGACTGCCGGTCAGGTCGTCAAATTGGACGATGTTTGCTTTCAGCCCGTTTCGATTGAGGCCGAAGAAGAGCGTCGCGGTGGCGACAAAGAATTTGTCAGAACCAAGAATCTGACTCGCAAGACCTTTACCCTCGGTCCCGCTCAGGCGGAGATCGTGTCGAATGGCGATACGTTAGAGTTCAATGTGCTGGATGGCATGACCTTCCAGGCCATAACCGCTCAACTGCCCGGTAACGAACAGGTACCCACATTGCTGAGCATTAAAAAGCTCAGAGCGACGGGAGAGTCTTCTGATGGCAGCATCAACGCTTCTTTAGACTTCGAGGGCACCTACAGCGTTCCTGGCTATCGCTCCAGCATGTTCCTCGACCCTCGCGGTCGCGGTTCCGAGACTGGTTATGAAATGGCGAATGGCTTGCAAGCCGCTCAGGATGAGTTCCCTGAAGGTTCCATCAAAACGGATGATTTTACTCAGGGTAAAATCTCCATTCAAATTGCTCGCGTCGATCCTTACACTGGAGAACTGGCCGGTAATTTCATCAGCTACCAAAAGTCTAGCGACGAGCAAGGCACCTTAGAATCTCGCTTAGTTCGGGTTCAGGGGTTGTTCTACGCTCGCATTGTTGACGAGTCCTAG
- a CDS encoding aspartyl protease family protein, producing MLNAERYPFLSGDPALGEASFRPYLPFTLVYQESPVATTGLLDTGASVNVLPYSAGIELGYEWERQTTVLSLTGNLAQYEARVVLAQAVVGQFEPVQLVFAWTQATNVPLILGQVNFFME from the coding sequence ATGCTTAACGCTGAGCGATATCCATTTCTTTCTGGCGATCCAGCATTAGGTGAAGCCAGTTTTCGTCCATATCTGCCTTTCACCCTGGTTTATCAAGAGAGTCCTGTCGCAACAACTGGTCTACTGGATACTGGGGCAAGTGTAAACGTACTGCCCTATTCGGCAGGAATCGAGCTTGGGTACGAATGGGAGAGACAGACTACTGTACTGAGCTTGACAGGCAACTTAGCCCAATACGAGGCGCGTGTCGTGCTTGCCCAAGCGGTCGTCGGGCAGTTTGAGCCTGTGCAACTGGTGTTTGCTTGGACACAAGCTACTAACGTGCCGCTTATCTTGGGGCAGGTGAACTTTTTTATGGAGTAG
- a CDS encoding thioredoxin domain-containing protein, whose translation MFGVLQQFWGRLQLVRRLAIALAVGLLWTNPPAFASSLLSDFAALKQLAAESVTYSVAMADSKPALVEFYAEWCATCRSMAPAIARLHEEYGDRVNFVMLDIDDPQWALQIRKFGVMGVPHYAFVGSRQDEAGDRALVSTAIGYQPTVIMATGLDRLLTSDVNL comes from the coding sequence ATGTTTGGAGTTTTACAACAGTTCTGGGGCCGCTTGCAGTTGGTGAGGCGATTGGCGATCGCCCTTGCTGTTGGATTGTTATGGACGAATCCCCCAGCATTCGCCAGTTCCTTACTCTCGGACTTTGCCGCCCTCAAGCAATTGGCGGCTGAATCGGTGACCTATTCTGTGGCAATGGCTGACTCCAAGCCAGCGTTGGTGGAGTTTTATGCGGAATGGTGCGCCACTTGTCGGTCGATGGCTCCGGCGATCGCGCGTTTGCATGAGGAGTATGGCGATCGCGTCAATTTTGTCATGCTGGATATTGACGATCCGCAGTGGGCTCTACAGATACGGAAATTCGGCGTGATGGGGGTACCCCATTATGCGTTTGTGGGTTCTAGACAGGATGAGGCAGGCGATCGAGCTTTGGTTTCGACGGCGATCGGTTATCAACCTACTGTAATAATGGCGACAGGGCTAGATAGGTTGCTGACTAGCGATGTAAATTTGTGA
- a CDS encoding DUF4351 domain-containing protein has translation MFTYHYRLRDKFNVPIVSVAILSDERASWRPNQFETRLWGCEVSFRFPSVKLLDYGQRWEELEASQNPFATVVMAHLKTQATRGRPTERKGWKWRLTRRLYERGYERQAIVNLYRFIDWVMQLPEELELEFRTELERWEQEGQMPYLSTIERMARQEGLERGREEGREEGREEGLEQGREQGERALLLRLLARRFGEISPQRQARIEALALPQLEALGEVLLEFQTGADLDRWLDESDV, from the coding sequence ATGTTTACCTACCACTATCGCTTGCGGGACAAGTTCAATGTCCCCATCGTCAGTGTGGCCATCTTGAGTGACGAGCGAGCCAGTTGGCGACCCAATCAATTTGAGACCCGTCTCTGGGGCTGCGAGGTCAGCTTTCGGTTTCCCTCGGTGAAGCTGTTAGACTACGGGCAACGCTGGGAAGAGTTGGAAGCTAGCCAGAATCCCTTTGCAACGGTCGTAATGGCGCATTTGAAGACGCAGGCAACTCGGGGTCGGCCAACCGAGCGCAAGGGCTGGAAATGGCGTTTAACGCGTCGGTTGTACGAGCGAGGTTACGAGCGTCAGGCGATCGTCAATTTGTATCGGTTCATCGATTGGGTGATGCAGTTGCCCGAGGAATTAGAGCTAGAATTTCGGACAGAGTTGGAGCGATGGGAGCAGGAGGGTCAGATGCCTTACCTCAGCACGATTGAGCGCATGGCGCGTCAAGAAGGTCTCGAACGGGGACGCGAAGAAGGACGCGAAGAAGGACGCGAAGAAGGACTCGAACAAGGTCGCGAACAGGGAGAACGAGCGCTGCTCTTGCGCCTGCTCGCGCGGCGATTCGGGGAGATTTCTCCGCAGCGCCAAGCCCGCATAGAAGCACTGGCACTGCCTCAATTGGAAGCCCTGGGGGAAGTGCTATTAGAGTTTCAGACTGGGGCGGATCTGGATCGTTGGTTGGATGAATCCGATGTGTGA
- a CDS encoding thiazole synthase, which translates to MSTAATLTSAAPALADKLEIAGRQFRSRLMVGTGKYRTLEEMQRAIAASGAEIVTVAIRRVQLQAAGHVGLMDALDWSHHWLLPNTAGCKTAEEAIRVARLGREMAQNVLGQTDNNFVKLEVIPDAKYLLPDPIGTYEAAQQLVSEGFTVLPYINADPQLAQRLQEIGCATVMPLASPIGSGRGIECRDQIRIIIEQSAIPVVVDAGIGVPSEAAEAMEWGADALLINTAIAQARDPEVMGRAMGMAAVAGRLAFSAGRIPVKAYASASSPMTGLVSAPADPEQPIST; encoded by the coding sequence ATGAGCACTGCCGCCACCCTCACCTCCGCTGCTCCCGCCCTTGCCGACAAACTCGAAATTGCCGGACGCCAGTTTCGGTCTCGTTTGATGGTGGGCACGGGCAAGTATCGCACTCTGGAGGAAATGCAACGGGCGATCGCCGCCAGCGGAGCCGAAATCGTCACGGTTGCCATCCGTCGAGTCCAACTGCAGGCCGCAGGACATGTCGGCTTGATGGATGCCCTGGACTGGTCCCACCACTGGCTGCTGCCCAACACCGCAGGCTGCAAAACCGCAGAGGAGGCCATCCGGGTGGCCCGCTTGGGTCGGGAAATGGCCCAAAATGTCCTGGGCCAAACCGACAACAATTTCGTCAAACTGGAAGTCATCCCCGACGCCAAATATCTCTTGCCCGATCCCATCGGCACCTACGAAGCCGCCCAACAGCTCGTGTCTGAAGGCTTTACTGTCTTGCCCTACATCAACGCCGATCCCCAACTGGCCCAACGGTTACAAGAGATCGGCTGTGCCACCGTCATGCCCCTCGCCTCCCCAATCGGCTCCGGTCGCGGGATCGAATGTCGCGACCAAATCCGCATCATCATCGAGCAATCCGCCATTCCGGTGGTGGTGGATGCCGGCATTGGCGTACCTTCTGAAGCGGCAGAGGCGATGGAATGGGGGGCAGATGCGCTGTTGATCAATACGGCGATCGCCCAAGCCCGCGATCCCGAAGTCATGGGTCGGGCCATGGGGATGGCAGCCGTAGCGGGACGGTTGGCCTTCAGTGCCGGTCGCATCCCGGTCAAAGCCTATGCCAGCGCCAGTTCTCCCATGACGGGCTTGGTGAGCGCACCTGCCGATCCCGAGCAACCGATCTCGACATAG
- a CDS encoding DUF3365 domain-containing protein, giving the protein MNLSKLKDWLARLNHRVTALATFAIVALFTVVACSGPPPQQASQGIPPEIVVDYIAATAKGARTAYVRHVVNRLTELEGQPVTLDTAVVEGNATEFWDAEAGIPLPAQMFRLASEVTSDSPLAGNFTIGLISSWNINDAQSPKTDFEKEAIAEMEATGEPVKREQVINGQGYMTAMYPDRAVAEACVTCHNEHPIHRERYPDKVFQLNDVMGGVVISLPLGPA; this is encoded by the coding sequence ATGAATTTATCGAAATTAAAAGACTGGCTCGCCCGCCTCAACCATCGAGTTACGGCCCTCGCCACCTTTGCGATCGTCGCTCTGTTTACCGTTGTGGCCTGCAGCGGCCCACCCCCACAGCAAGCCAGTCAAGGCATTCCCCCAGAGATCGTGGTGGACTATATCGCCGCTACGGCGAAAGGGGCTCGGACTGCTTATGTCAGACACGTCGTCAACCGCCTAACGGAGTTGGAAGGTCAGCCCGTCACGCTGGATACTGCCGTGGTAGAAGGTAACGCGACTGAATTTTGGGACGCCGAAGCTGGCATTCCTCTGCCAGCTCAAATGTTCCGTTTAGCGTCGGAAGTGACGTCCGATAGCCCTCTAGCTGGCAACTTCACCATTGGTTTGATTTCTAGCTGGAATATCAACGATGCTCAGTCTCCTAAAACTGACTTTGAAAAAGAGGCGATCGCCGAGATGGAAGCCACGGGCGAACCCGTGAAGCGGGAGCAAGTGATTAACGGTCAGGGGTATATGACAGCAATGTATCCCGATCGCGCTGTGGCAGAAGCTTGTGTCACCTGCCACAACGAGCATCCCATTCACCGAGAGCGCTATCCCGATAAGGTATTCCAACTGAATGACGTGATGGGAGGGGTGGTGATTTCTCTGCCCCTCGGTCCGGCCTAG
- a CDS encoding type II toxin-antitoxin system Phd/YefM family antitoxin → MDTVSVNKFRDTLRDCVERVVRQHTPLKVTRRNGKDFVVVSAEDWEREQETLYVLQNSNLMKQISESMPTP, encoded by the coding sequence ATGGATACCGTGAGTGTAAACAAGTTCCGAGACACGCTCAGAGATTGCGTTGAAAGAGTGGTCAGGCAGCATACCCCTCTTAAAGTTACTCGCCGAAATGGAAAGGACTTTGTCGTAGTCAGTGCCGAAGACTGGGAGCGAGAGCAAGAAACATTATATGTGCTACAGAACAGTAACTTAATGAAGCAGATCTCCGAGTCAATGCCTACTCCATAA
- a CDS encoding MlaD family protein, with protein MRSRVIREGLLGLLILSGILGLAGLFFWVLNFRVGERGYRFTVTFEDAGGLLDGAAVRLRGVEVGRVQGIATDVDAVRVRVAVDRDRTIVPLASQFLASQTGLIGETTLDIVPDPELEPIVIGENRGPLDEQCDIATIVCDGMEVTGSIGVSYSQLVQKMDRLLSTFADGEFDDTINRVASSVTEVADSVTELADSLQSELDFAAISNAAQSVDRAANTLSTSLSSNQASLNSAIADLSVFSQDMREITTALKPFLASEELTRDLGAVTSQAAIASENVAAVTADLRLLTENFSDPQAIADLRATLDSARVTFENAQKITTDLNELTGDAEFRQSLRELVLGLNDLVSAQPLLPGETQPTVTQTPPLRYGFTPVSQADWAILSNGEIEIH; from the coding sequence ATGCGATCGCGTGTCATTCGAGAAGGACTCCTCGGTTTGTTGATCCTGTCGGGAATTTTGGGTCTGGCAGGGCTATTTTTTTGGGTGTTGAACTTTCGGGTGGGAGAGCGAGGCTACCGCTTCACAGTGACATTTGAAGACGCGGGCGGGTTGCTCGATGGAGCTGCAGTGCGGCTGCGGGGGGTGGAAGTCGGCCGCGTCCAGGGAATTGCCACCGATGTCGATGCGGTGCGGGTGCGGGTGGCGGTCGATCGCGATCGCACGATTGTACCGCTGGCCTCCCAATTTCTAGCCAGCCAAACGGGGCTCATCGGCGAGACCACTTTGGACATCGTTCCCGATCCGGAGCTAGAGCCAATTGTCATTGGCGAGAATCGCGGGCCATTGGACGAACAATGTGACATTGCGACCATCGTTTGCGACGGCATGGAAGTAACGGGCTCGATTGGGGTGAGTTATTCCCAACTGGTGCAAAAGATGGATCGCCTGTTGAGTACGTTTGCGGACGGCGAGTTTGACGATACTATCAATCGCGTGGCTAGCAGCGTGACGGAGGTGGCCGATAGTGTGACTGAGCTGGCCGATTCTCTGCAAAGCGAATTGGATTTTGCGGCGATTTCCAATGCTGCACAGTCGGTCGATCGCGCGGCCAATACCCTCAGTACGAGCCTCTCCAGCAATCAAGCCTCGCTCAACTCCGCGATCGCCGATCTGTCGGTCTTCTCGCAGGATATGAGGGAAATTACGACGGCCCTCAAACCCTTTCTCGCCAGCGAGGAGTTGACCCGAGACTTGGGTGCGGTTACCTCTCAAGCGGCGATTGCCTCTGAAAATGTGGCGGCTGTCACGGCCGATCTGCGCCTGCTGACTGAAAACTTTAGCGATCCGCAGGCCATTGCGGATCTGCGCGCCACACTGGACTCAGCCCGCGTTACGTTTGAAAACGCCCAGAAAATTACCACCGATCTAAACGAGCTAACTGGAGATGCGGAATTTCGTCAGAGCTTGAGGGAACTGGTTTTGGGCCTCAACGATCTTGTTTCAGCACAGCCGCTGTTGCCAGGGGAAACGCAACCGACAGTTACGCAAACGCCCCCACTGCGCTATGGGTTTACGCCAGTCAGCCAAGCGGATTGGGCCATCTTGTCGAATGGCGAGATCGAGATTCATTAA
- a CDS encoding ATP-binding cassette domain-containing protein produces MTPSNRPLAPILPREPLVTLKGISKRFGDRLVLDNVDLTVYQNEALAIVGPSGTGKSTVLRIIAGLLPADAGTIQWRGHPPQQAVRFESVPGHFGMVFQNSALFDSLTVCENVGFLLYQHSRLPRERIRALVRQKLEAVGLPGIEDRMPAQLSGGMRKRVSFARAIIDDPEDPDDDPLILLYDEPTAGLDPIASTVIEDLIRDLQQMQRICGTYVIVTHQDSTIRRTADRVILLADGKVRWQGRASQLDTVDDPYVRQFMSGSIRGPIRVVEQEM; encoded by the coding sequence ATGACACCCTCAAACAGACCCTTGGCACCCATCCTGCCCAGAGAGCCGCTGGTGACGCTGAAAGGAATTTCGAAGCGATTTGGCGATCGCCTCGTACTCGATAATGTCGATTTGACCGTTTACCAGAACGAGGCCCTGGCGATCGTCGGTCCTTCCGGCACGGGCAAATCGACGGTGTTGCGCATTATTGCTGGCCTGTTGCCCGCCGATGCCGGTACGATTCAGTGGCGCGGCCATCCCCCACAGCAGGCAGTGCGCTTCGAGAGCGTACCGGGACATTTCGGCATGGTGTTCCAAAACTCGGCGTTGTTCGATTCCCTCACTGTCTGCGAGAATGTCGGCTTTTTGCTCTATCAACATTCTCGACTGCCGCGAGAGCGCATTCGGGCACTAGTGCGGCAAAAGTTAGAGGCAGTGGGACTGCCCGGTATTGAAGATCGCATGCCAGCGCAGTTGTCGGGGGGCATGCGCAAGCGGGTGAGTTTTGCCCGCGCTATTATCGATGACCCCGAAGACCCAGATGACGATCCCCTCATCTTGCTATACGACGAGCCCACCGCCGGTCTCGACCCGATCGCCTCCACCGTGATCGAAGACTTAATCCGAGATCTACAGCAAATGCAACGAATTTGCGGTACCTATGTGATTGTCACCCACCAAGACTCCACCATTCGCCGCACCGCCGATCGGGTGATTTTGCTGGCCGATGGCAAGGTGCGGTGGCAGGGGCGAGCCAGTCAGCTCGATACGGTGGACGATCCGTATGTGCGGCAATTTATGAGTGGCAGCATTCGAGGTCCCATTCGCGTTGTGGAACAGGAGATGTAA
- a CDS encoding DUF4351 domain-containing protein codes for MSSTRQDFDNPWKDIIESHFAEFLAFFFPEIYAEIDWSRGYEFLNTELQQIVRDAEVGKRWTDKLVKVWRKDGNEAWVIIHVEVQGQPETVFPARMFTYHYRLRDKFNVPIVSVAILSDERASWRPNQFETRLWGCEVSFRFPSVKLLDYGQRWEELEASQNPFATVVMAHLKTQATRGRPTERKGWKWRLTRRLYERGYERQAIVNLYRFIDWVMQLPEELELEFRTELERWEQEGQMPYLSTIERMARQEGLERGREEGREEGREEGLEQGLEQGREQGERALLLRLLARRFGEISPQRQARIEALALPQLEALGGSAIRVSDWGGSGSLVG; via the coding sequence ATGAGCTCAACCCGTCAAGATTTCGATAACCCCTGGAAGGACATCATCGAGAGCCATTTTGCTGAGTTCTTGGCATTTTTCTTTCCCGAGATCTATGCCGAGATTGATTGGAGCCGAGGCTACGAGTTTCTGAATACCGAACTCCAGCAAATCGTCCGCGACGCAGAAGTGGGCAAGCGCTGGACAGACAAGCTGGTCAAAGTGTGGCGCAAAGATGGCAACGAAGCCTGGGTCATCATTCACGTTGAAGTCCAAGGTCAGCCAGAAACAGTTTTTCCCGCACGTATGTTTACCTACCACTATCGCTTGCGGGACAAGTTCAATGTCCCCATCGTCAGTGTGGCCATCTTGAGTGACGAGCGAGCCAGTTGGCGACCCAATCAATTTGAGACCCGTCTCTGGGGCTGCGAGGTCAGCTTTCGGTTTCCCTCGGTGAAGCTGTTAGACTACGGGCAACGCTGGGAAGAGTTGGAAGCTAGCCAGAATCCCTTTGCAACGGTCGTAATGGCGCATTTGAAGACGCAGGCAACTCGGGGTCGGCCAACCGAGCGCAAGGGCTGGAAATGGCGTTTAACGCGTCGGTTGTACGAGCGAGGTTACGAGCGTCAGGCGATCGTCAATTTGTATCGGTTCATCGATTGGGTGATGCAGTTGCCCGAGGAATTAGAGCTAGAATTTCGGACAGAGTTGGAGCGATGGGAGCAGGAGGGTCAGATGCCTTACCTCAGCACGATTGAGCGCATGGCGCGTCAAGAAGGTCTCGAACGGGGACGCGAAGAAGGACGCGAAGAAGGACGCGAAGAAGGACTCGAACAGGGGCTCGAACAAGGTCGCGAACAGGGAGAACGAGCGCTGCTCTTGCGCCTGCTCGCGCGGCGATTCGGGGAGATTTCTCCGCAGCGCCAAGCCCGCATAGAAGCACTGGCACTGCCTCAATTGGAAGCCCTGGGGGGAAGTGCTATTAGAGTTTCAGACTGGGGCGGATCTGGATCGTTGGTTGGATGA
- a CDS encoding HNH endonuclease: MSKVLVLNASYEPLNITTWRRAVVLLLKGKAEGVEHNGRMLYANFRLPTVIRLRYYVNVPYKAIPLTRRNVLYRDEYRCQYCNVAGDNLTIDHVIPRSRGGGDLWDNVVSACVRCNIKKGNRTPKEAGMPLKRSPRRPHSSLYFEIAKQIRSGGNREWKKYAFGLE, translated from the coding sequence ATGAGCAAAGTTCTGGTTCTGAATGCCTCTTACGAGCCCCTCAACATCACCACTTGGCGGCGCGCGGTCGTGTTGTTGCTGAAGGGTAAAGCTGAAGGTGTGGAGCATAATGGGCGAATGTTGTATGCCAACTTCAGGTTGCCAACGGTGATTCGGCTGCGCTATTACGTCAACGTTCCATATAAGGCCATTCCGCTGACTCGGCGGAATGTTTTATATCGGGACGAATATCGCTGTCAGTATTGCAACGTTGCGGGAGACAATCTCACGATCGACCATGTGATTCCGCGATCGCGAGGGGGGGGCGACCTGTGGGATAACGTGGTCAGTGCTTGCGTGCGCTGCAATATCAAGAAGGGCAACCGTACCCCCAAAGAAGCAGGAATGCCGCTCAAGCGATCGCCCCGCCGTCCCCACAGCAGCCTATATTTCGAGATTGCCAAGCAAATTCGCTCGGGGGGCAATCGCGAGTGGAAAAAATACGCCTTTGGTTTGGAATAA